The proteins below are encoded in one region of Ostrinia nubilalis chromosome 3, ilOstNubi1.1, whole genome shotgun sequence:
- the LOC135087729 gene encoding ubiquitin carboxyl-terminal hydrolase CYLD, protein MSRESHQDNTGLSRDTQIDLFNLIGGSWPPAPREPERPEYGSVPRNCGRTMQRSSQHERVKSVNLLAHLAPDKRRHKPTTSTTPQVKSSPEDYRPKKMVQDTKKVETGILVDVCSGDAPEELYDSPALGSPRAAPAATRSSPIDLQEDIGVGSLVEVATDVDQHYYGVVRWIGIIDDTATAGVELEQSVCGLGDGTRGGTRLFACAPGRALFVPLPLCRRDARFRDTPPPDRADSHDTDDFEQPECPVVPGVVPPLSSLGELAGKNRGIQGHHNSCYLDATLFAMFTFTSVFDALLYRPPEPEDSPHYSEVQRVLREEIVNPLRRHGYVRADRVMKLRTLLERLSDVPGLTCEEKDPEEFLNGLVAQLLRAEPFLKLSSGQESFCYQLFVEKDEHVSLPTVQQLLEQSFATSGVKLSEVPAAFIIQMPRFGKQYKLYQQVLPSPLLDVTDLIEGLPRQCAVCGTLARWECSACSGGVTLEAGALCSACLRLAHNKRPQHKATPLTVCEEFANILESCPVPRVYMELFAVLCIETSHYVAFVKAGVGHDAPWCFFDSMADRKGERNGYNIPEIVSISELGSWLGEEGARAHASPHAARLLADAYMCFYRSPDVAMYR, encoded by the exons ATGAGCAGAGAATCTCACCAGGACAACACAGGACTCTCTAGAGATACGCAG atAGACTTATTCAACTTGATCGGAGGAAGCTGGCCCCCAGCGCCACGCGAGCCGGAGCGCCCCGAGTATGGGTCAGTGCCTCGCAACTGTGGACGCACTATGCAGCGTTCTTCGCAACATGAACGTGTCAAATCTGTGAACCTTTTGGCACACTTGGCACCCGACAAAAGACGTCATAAACCAACAACCTCCACAACACCTCAAGTGAAGTCATCACCAGAAGATTATAGACCAAAAAAAATGGTACAAGACACTAAAAAAGTGGAGACTGGAATACTTGTGG ATGTCTGCAGCGGGGACGCACCTGAAGAATTATATGATTCTCCAGCATTAGGGTCCCCGAGGGCGGCTCCTGCAGCGACGAGGAGCTCACCTATCGATCTACAGGAAGATATCGGTGTTGGCTCTTTGGTTGAAGTTGCCACAGATGTTGATCAACACTATTATGGCGTCGTCAGGTGGATCGGCATTATCGATG ACACAGCAACAGCGGGTGTGGAGCTAGAGCAGAGCGTGTGCGGTCTAGGCGACGGCACCCGCGGCGGCACTCGACTATTCGCTTGCGCTCCGGGCCGCGCGCTCTTCGTTCCGTTACCGCTGTGCCGCCGCGACGCGCGATTCAGAGATACGCCGCCGCCGGATCGCGCCGACTCGCATGACACCGATGATTTTGAACAA CCTGAATGCCCCGTGGTACCCGGTGTGGTTCCACCCCTGAGCTCCTTGGGTGAATTAGCGGGCAAAAATCGAGGCATACAGGGGCACCACAACTCGTGCTACCTGGATGCGACACTCTTCGCTATGTTCACCTTTACGAGCGTCTTCGATGCGTTGCTGTATCGTCCACCAGAACCAGAG gattCACCGCACTACTCGGAAGTGCAGCGAGTGCTGCGCGAGGAGATCGTGAACCCGCTGCGCCGGCACGGGTACGTGCGCGCCGACCGCGTCATGAAGCTGCGCACGCTGCTCGAGCGCCTCTCCGACGTGCCCGGCCTCACGTGCGAGGAGAAG GATCCAGAGGAGTTTCTGAACGGTCTGGTAGCACAACTACTTCGCGCAGAACCTTTCCTGAAGCTATCGTCGGGGCAAGAGTCGTTTTGCTACCAGTTATTCGTGGAAAAAGACGAACATGTTTCCTTGCCAACAGTACAACAATTGCTTGAACAATCGTTTGCTACTTCAGGTGTAAAGCTTAGTGAG GTTCCCGCGGCGTTCATTATCCAAATGCCAAGGTTCGGAAAGCAATATAAATTGTACCAACAAGTGTTGCCATCTCCACTGTTGGACGTCACTGATCTCATTGAAGGAT TGCCTCGTCAGTGTGCCGTGTGTGGGACATTGGCTCGGTGGGAGTGCAGCGCGTGCAGCGGCGGCGTCACGCTGGAGGCCGGCGCGCTGTGCTCCGCCTGCCTGCGGCTCGCGCACAATAAGCGCCCGCAGCACAAG GCAACACCGCTGACAGTTTGCGAAGAGTTCGCAAACATACTGGAATCGTGTCCAGTGCCTCGAGTTTATATGGAGCTGTTTGCTGTGCTGTGCATTGAAACTAGTCACTATGTGGCGTTCGTCAAAGCTGGCGTGGGCCACGATGCTCCCTGGTGCTTCTTCGATTCAATGGCTGATAGAAAAG
- the LOC135087712 gene encoding uncharacterized protein LOC135087712, producing the protein MLFLEHRPSMKLLRFKAQVASQFMGSLPSDRVTESHPFDKVGIDFCGPFQVKQSGMRRAVVTKGYTLVIVCFATKAVHLELVSDMTTQTFLAALKRFIGRRGIPAIINCDNAQTFKGADNVLHDLYKLVNSKKHQSQVSVAAVEKGITFRYIPSYSPNHGGLWEAAVKSFKFHFKRVVGENKFTYEELTTILSEIEGILNSRPLTPLSSDPADLTALTPGHFLTGRPLICIPEPDLTDIPLNRLRFWRRCTQVKQHFWKAWYSQYLSQLNVRNKWSKQLPDVEEGSLVLLKGDNVPPLQWPMARVTRVFRGSDGRVRVAELKTATGLTRRSINKMCILPIDY; encoded by the exons ATGCTCTTTTTGGAGCACAGACCATCGATGAAGCTCTTGAG GTTTAAGGCTCAAGTAGCCAGCCAGTTTATGGGATCCCTGCCCTCCGATCGCGTCACCGAGAGCCACCCGTTCGACAAGGTTGGAATCGACTTCTGTGGTCCGTTTCAAGTAAAACAATCGGGCATGCGGAGGGCCGTTGTCACCAAAGGCTACACACTGGTAATTGTTTGCTTCGCCACTAAGGCTGTCCACCTTGAGCTAGTTTCAGACATGACAACTCAAACATTCTTAGCAGCCTTAAAAAGATTCATTGGCAGACGCGGTATTCCCGCCATTATTAATTGCGATAATGCACAAACGTTTAAAGGAGCCGACAACGTGCTCCACGACTTGTATAAATTAGTCAATTCCAAAAAGCATCAATCTCAAGTGAGTGTGGCTGCTGTAGAGAAAGGAATAACCTTTCGCTACATCCCCTCCTACTCCCCCAACCACGGAGGCCTCTGGGAGGCCGCCGTTAAGAGTTTTAAGTTCCATTTCAAAAGAGTGGTGGGGGAGAATAAATTCACGTACGAAGAATTGACCACTATTTTATCCGAAATAGAGGGTATCCTGAATTCCAGGCCCCTCACGCCGCTTTCAAGCGACCCTGCAGACCTAACAGCCCTAACCCCAGGACACTTCCTGACTGGTCGTCCACTCATATGTATCCCTGAGCCGGATCTAACCGATATCCCTCTAAATAGACTAAGATTCTGGAGGCGCTGTACTCAGGTCAAGCAACATTTTTGGAAAGCCTGGTACAGCCAATATTTATCGCAGCTAAATGTTAGAAACAAGTGGAGCAAACAGTTACCAGATGTGGAAGAAGGCAGTTTAGTTTTACTAAAAGGAGACAACGTTCCCCCGCTGCAGTGGCCCATGGCGCGGGTGACGCGGGTGTTTCGGGGAAGCGATGGGAGGGTAAGGGTCGCGGAGCTCAAAACCGCTACTGGTCTAACCCGTAggtctattaataaaatgtgtaTCCTTCCCATAGATTATTAA